CGCAGGCCGATTCCGGCGACGGCAACCACGATCAGCAGCGCGCTGACGCCGAGCCAGCGGCGCCGGTGGTGCACCAGGCGGGGTTTGCGGTGCGCGAGCCAGGCACGCACCCGGCCGGTGGAGGTGATCCCCGTCAGGCCGGGCCGGTTACGCACGAAGCGGCGCCGGATCGCGAAGTCGGCGAGGACCCGGGTGATCACCAGGGCCGAGATCATCGAGACGAGGACACCGATGGAGAGGGTGACGCCGAAGCCCTTGACGGGTCCGGTCGCGAAGAAGAAGAGCAGTCCGGCCGCGAGCAGCGTGGTCACATTCGAGTCGACGACCGCGCTCCAGGTCTTGCCGAAGCCGGTGCGCAGCGGCTTGTCCAGGTGCGCCGAGGCCGACTTCAGGGCGCGGACTCCCAGATACTCCTCGCGGGCACGCTCGAAGACCAGCACGTTCGCGTCCACCGCCATGCCGATCGCCAGGACGAAACCGGCCAGTCCGGGCAGTGTCAGGGTCGCGCCCAGGGCGACCAGTGCGGCGTAGGAGATCAGCCCGTACAGCGCGAGCGCGATGGTGGCCAGGGCGCCGAGCAGCCGGTAGACGACGAGGATGAACAGCCCTGTCAGGGCGAGCCCGATGATCGCGGCCTGGGTGCTTGCGGCGATGGCGTCGGCACCGAGCGTGGGGCCGACGGTGCGCTGCTCCACGACCTCCACGGGCACCGGCAGCGCACCGCCCTTGACGAGCGCGGCCAGCTCGCGGGCCTCTTCCCGGCCGAAGCCGCCGGTGATCTGCGTGGAGCCGCCGGAGATGCCGACCTCGCACGCCACATCCGCGTTGACGCCGGGCGCCGAGAGGACCTTGCCGTCCAGGACGATGGCGACGCGCCGCTCGGGGGCGCCCTGCGGGGCACAGGCCGCCGCCCCGGTGATCCGTGTCCAGTCCTTGCCCGCCTGCCCGCGGAAGGTGAGATTGACCATCCAGCCCGACAGCTTCTGCTGGTCGAGCACCGCCTCGGCGTCCTTGACGCCCTCGCCGGTGAGGGCGGTGGGGCCGAGCTTGAGGAACGCCCCCTTCTGGTCGGGGTCGGCCAGGGTGCGCGAGCCGTCCTTGGCCGGCTTCCCCTTGTTCTCGTCCTGCTTGTCCGTCGTGCCCTGCACCGGGTGGACGGTCAACTGAGCGGTGCGGCCGATGACTTCGGCGGCCTCGCGCGGGTCCTGCAGGCCGGGCAGCTCGACGAAGATCCGCTGCTGTCCTGACCGGTACAGGCTCGGCTCGGACACGCCGAGCGCGTCGACCCGCTGGCGGAGCACCTCCAGGGCCCGCTGGGTCGATTCGGCATTGGCGTTGACGACGGGTGAGTCCTTGGTCTCCAGGACGATCTGGGTGCCGCCGCGCAGGTCGAGGCCGAGGCGGGCGGACTGGGTGAGAGCGAAGAAGAGCGAGGCGGCGATCACACCTAGGGCGACGATCGCCCGCCACACGGGCGCGCGAGACATGAGTTCTCCACGATGGGCAGGCAGACGGAGTCGACGTCTGCGCCGGACGCGGAGGCGAACGGTCAGGCGTCGATACGGACTTCGGTGCTCCATCGGGGCGGCGGGCCGCGCGGGCGATACACGTGGCCGCTCCGGCTCGCTCCCGGGGCCGCGGCCGCCACGGCCCCGGCGGGGCCGCCGACAGCGCGGTGCGGGGCTGCGTTCCCGGCGCCAGGGCCCAGGAAGCCGTGGAACGGGTACGGCACGGCGTCGGCGTGAGCGCGGGCGAGCACGGGGTGCGCCACGGTGACGGGTCGCTGCGCGTCGGCGGGCGCGGACGCCCGCGCGGTCGCCGACGCGGCCGTGCCCGTCGAGGACGGGCGGGACGCCGGGGTCGACTTGGCCGACACCGGCAGGAGGACGGTCAGGACCGCGAGCAGCGCGGAGAGCACGACGACTGCCGGACGCGAGGGGTGTGCGCGGTGCTGCACGCCT
This genomic window from Streptomyces sp. DG2A-72 contains:
- the secD gene encoding protein translocase subunit SecD translates to MSRAPVWRAIVALGVIAASLFFALTQSARLGLDLRGGTQIVLETKDSPVVNANAESTQRALEVLRQRVDALGVSEPSLYRSGQQRIFVELPGLQDPREAAEVIGRTAQLTVHPVQGTTDKQDENKGKPAKDGSRTLADPDQKGAFLKLGPTALTGEGVKDAEAVLDQQKLSGWMVNLTFRGQAGKDWTRITGAAACAPQGAPERRVAIVLDGKVLSAPGVNADVACEVGISGGSTQITGGFGREEARELAALVKGGALPVPVEVVEQRTVGPTLGADAIAASTQAAIIGLALTGLFILVVYRLLGALATIALALYGLISYAALVALGATLTLPGLAGFVLAIGMAVDANVLVFERAREEYLGVRALKSASAHLDKPLRTGFGKTWSAVVDSNVTTLLAAGLLFFFATGPVKGFGVTLSIGVLVSMISALVITRVLADFAIRRRFVRNRPGLTGITSTGRVRAWLAHRKPRLVHHRRRWLGVSALLIVVAVAGIGLRGLDFGVEFTGGRLVEYSTSRPVDVDAARAAVTEAGFPRALVQESGEEDISVRTGELSNDQQHTIKTALAKEGGEVTVERDELIGPSLGDELRRHALIALGIAVAAQLIYLSVRFRWTFAAAAVSAMVHDVLLVVGLFAWLGKPVDSVFLAALLTVIGYSVNDTVVVFDRVREARRRDPAADLETTANKAVIQTLPRTVNTGMGALFILAALTVLGGDSLADFSVALIAGVVIGMASTVFTAVPIAVQLEAGRPEPPVRPKRSEGSGARSPLERRGRARDSGAVV